One Alteromonas sp. KC3 DNA segment encodes these proteins:
- a CDS encoding ATP-binding protein, with the protein MTSIRRFLILTLTSSLVLIVFSAALHGYRATIGISTTLLDNELTALNSAIASFDSGTSGNEHTLLFQIWQNDTLIKSSNSALTTPLSEFKNGFSEKNVLGTRWRVYTAYLQSEEKWYMVAQPLSNRFVLTDALTVASITPFIISVPLLAIILFLGITWGLSPLKQLSRQLAKRTGNDFSTISLDREPSELKPVVSTLNSMFTRLSAAFEREQQFASNAAHELRTPLSVMKINIHNIAEELGENGKQLQTLQRDTDRMIHAVNQFLLLTRTSPETFVEQKEPVNLYFVAQEVISDLYGKIEAKQQDIALEGDEIWLNSVHFMLYTLLQNLITNASNYSPDGAQIVVRIKRLASTVVLSVADSGPGIPRSERESVLKRFNRATQAKATTGSGLGLAIVSQIVALHDAKVVLDDAELGGLEVKVEFNNELLL; encoded by the coding sequence GTGACGTCAATTCGTCGCTTTCTTATCTTAACGCTTACCAGCTCACTAGTGCTTATTGTATTTAGTGCAGCACTACACGGCTATCGCGCTACTATAGGTATATCCACTACCCTATTGGATAATGAACTAACTGCGCTAAATAGCGCCATTGCATCTTTTGATAGTGGAACATCAGGTAACGAGCACACCTTATTATTCCAGATATGGCAAAACGATACTTTAATAAAAAGCTCAAATAGTGCGTTAACAACACCGCTTTCTGAATTCAAAAACGGTTTCTCTGAAAAGAATGTGCTTGGAACGCGATGGCGTGTATATACCGCTTATTTACAAAGCGAGGAAAAGTGGTACATGGTAGCTCAACCATTGAGTAATCGCTTTGTGTTAACCGATGCGCTCACGGTTGCTTCCATTACCCCTTTTATAATAAGTGTCCCCCTTCTCGCCATTATTTTGTTTTTAGGGATCACTTGGGGGCTTTCTCCACTTAAACAGCTTTCTCGACAACTGGCAAAGCGAACGGGTAATGATTTTTCCACTATTTCTCTAGATAGGGAGCCAAGCGAATTAAAACCGGTTGTATCCACACTCAATTCAATGTTTACTCGACTAAGCGCGGCATTTGAAAGAGAGCAACAGTTTGCCTCTAATGCTGCACATGAACTGCGCACCCCGCTCAGTGTGATGAAAATCAATATCCACAATATTGCAGAAGAGCTGGGGGAAAACGGCAAACAGCTTCAAACACTGCAACGCGATACAGACAGAATGATCCACGCTGTAAACCAATTCTTGCTACTAACACGAACCAGTCCAGAAACCTTCGTAGAGCAAAAAGAGCCGGTAAATCTTTATTTTGTAGCCCAAGAAGTGATTAGTGATCTCTATGGAAAAATAGAAGCCAAGCAGCAAGACATTGCGTTGGAGGGCGATGAGATTTGGTTAAACAGCGTTCACTTTATGTTGTACACCTTGCTACAGAACCTAATTACGAACGCCAGCAACTACTCACCAGATGGGGCACAAATAGTTGTACGAATAAAAAGACTGGCCTCCACGGTAGTATTAAGTGTTGCAGACTCTGGCCCTGGAATTCCGCGTAGTGAACGAGAAAGTGTACTAAAGCGATTCAACCGCGCTACCCAAGCCAAAGCGACGACAGGAAGTGGTTTAGGCTTAGCCATAGTTTCGCAAATTGTTGCTCTGCATGATGCAAAAGTTGTACTTGATGATGCAGAGCTAGGCGGCCTTGAAGTAAAAGTGGAGTTTAACAATGAACTCTTACTTTAA
- a CDS encoding response regulator, with amino-acid sequence MRILLVEDDKPLSSALTTSLSKANYVIDCVYDGASALNTLRAAQNDIVVLDLGLPDQDGLSVLKRIRKTNPTLPVLILTARDKTSDKISGLDAGADDYLPKPFEIDELLARLRVLERRLGTASQSVITVKNVSLDTTHHTLTIDGSNVHLPRRELMLLKALIENAGRILSKHQLESKLYEWGEEVASNTIEVHISHLRKKMPDDFIRTIRGVGYCISKSGD; translated from the coding sequence ATGCGCATACTCTTGGTAGAAGATGACAAGCCATTGTCCAGTGCACTCACAACCTCATTGAGTAAGGCAAACTATGTAATAGATTGTGTGTATGACGGTGCTAGCGCTCTTAATACGCTCCGTGCTGCACAAAACGACATAGTCGTTCTTGATCTTGGGCTTCCAGATCAAGATGGGTTAAGCGTACTTAAACGTATCCGCAAGACCAATCCCACCTTGCCAGTTTTGATTCTTACCGCGCGAGATAAAACCTCAGACAAGATATCAGGGTTAGATGCAGGTGCAGACGATTATCTTCCTAAACCCTTTGAAATTGATGAATTACTTGCTCGGCTACGCGTATTAGAGCGTCGACTTGGCACTGCTTCACAAAGCGTGATTACAGTAAAAAACGTTAGTCTTGATACAACCCACCACACACTTACTATTGATGGAAGCAACGTACACCTCCCTCGTCGAGAACTCATGCTTTTAAAAGCGCTGATTGAAAACGCGGGTCGAATACTGAGTAAGCATCAACTTGAGAGCAAACTCTATGAATGGGGTGAAGAAGTGGCCAGTAACACGATAGAAGTGCATATCAGTCATTTGCGAAAGAAAATGCCAGATGACTTCATTCGTACTATAAGAGGCGTTGGATATTGTATATCCAAGTCTGGAGACTAA